From the genome of Drosophila melanogaster chromosome 2L, one region includes:
- the CG18585 gene encoding uncharacterized protein, isoform A, whose translation MRLLWLLATLVALTSAGILKDSPKERYDNFRVYKLTIQNKIQLAAIEKIGELTKKYNIWKEYDERSRQIDIMVSPGELNHFQELLKFNNISSELMIENVQERIDEEQVTPTADSATFGWTKYYELEEIEAWLDEILNAYPSVTEEFIVGKSYEGRTIRGIKISHKAGNPGIFIESNIHAREWITSASATWFINQLLTSEDADVRSLADNYDWHIIPVFNVDGFEYSHKKDRMWRKTRQPHATNACIGADANRNFDSYWLQNNGASDNPCSETFAGDNPESEPEAKALVEYLTKIQDQISVYISFHSYGQYLLSPYGHTNEEFPENYNDILTIGKAFADAIEALPYGTVYQYGSTADVLYVATGTSVDWVFNELGKKIGYTIEYRDKGRYGFILPPVQIIPNCEELMVGMLALIEKTKELGYL comes from the exons ATGCGTCTGCTTTGGTTGCTTGCCACGCTGGTGGCTCTAACAAGTGCTGGTATCCTTAAGGACTCTCCCAAAGAGCGTTATGATAACTTCAGGGTATACAAGCTCACTATCCAGAACAAAATTCAATTGGCTGCGATCGAGAAAATTGGCGAGCTAACGAAGAAG TACAATATTTGGAAGGAGTATGACGAGCGAAGTAGGCAGATTGATATTATGGTTAGTCCTGGAGAACTTAACCACTTTCAGGAGCtgcttaaattcaataatATCAGCAGTGAGCTTATGATCGAGAATGTCCAAGA GCGTATCGACGAGGAGCAAGTCACGCCGACTGCAGATAGCGCCACCTTCGGCTGGACGAAGTACTACGAGCTGGAAGAGATTGAGGCCTGGCTGGACGAGATTCTAAATGCTTATCCCTCGGTGACCGAGGAGTTCATTGTTGGCAAGTCCTACGAGGGGAGAACCATTAGAGGCATTAAGATCTCCCACAAGGCTGGCAATCCTGGCATTTTCATCGAGTCCAACATTCATGCCAGAGAATGGATAACTTCGGCCAGTGCTACATGGTTCATCAATCAGCTTTTGACCTCAGAGGATGCCGATGTGCGAAGTTTGGCCGATAACTATGATTGGCATATAATTCCCGTGTTCAATGTAGATGGTTTTGAGTACTCACACAAGAAG GATCGTATGTGGCGCAAAACACGTCAGCCACATGCCACGAATGCATGCATTGGAGCTGACGCCAATAGGAACTTCGACTCCTATTGGCTCCAGAACAATGGAGCCTCTGACAATCCCTGCAGTGAGACTTTTGCTGGGGATAACCCTGAATCTGAGCCTGAAGCCAAGGCCTTGGTCGAGTACTTGACCAAAATCCAGGACCAAATTAGTGTGTACATATCCTTCCACTCATATGGACAGTATTTGCTTTCGCCCTACGGTCATACCAATGAGGAGTTCCCAGAAAATTACAATGATATCCTGACTATTGGCAAAGCTTTTGCCGATGCCATTGAAGCACTGCCGTACGGAACCGTCTACCAGTATGGCTCTACAGCTGATGTGCTTT ATGTGGCCACTGGAACCTCCGTGGACTGGGTGttcaacgagctgggcaagaAGATCGGTTACACAATCGAGTACCGTGATAAGGGTCGCTACGGCTTTATCCTGCCACCAGTGCAGATCATTCCCAACTGCGAGGAGCTAATGGTTGGAATgctggctttaattgaaaAGACCAAGGAGTTGGGCTACTTGTAA
- the CG7025 gene encoding uncharacterized protein, producing the protein MALNSLPIVLALVVLAQGASFGQDERLRYDNYSVYKVKFETQAQRSILRKLAEDRENFRLWHEAKDELHLMLSPGAFGELETEIQKTNVTAELFISNVQELIDSEEAANLKASRDGTFGWTKYNSLAEIYAWLDDILAAYPTITESFIVGQSYEGRTIRGIKISYKSNNPGVLIESNIHAREWITSATATWLINEFLTSTDELVRDLAENHDWYIVPVLNVDGFVYTHEKDRMWRKTRQPSEISSCIGADPNRNYDSHWMENEGASSNPCAEDYGGPKPFSEPEIQAMSEFVISIKDKINVLLAFHSYSQLLLSPYGHTKEEFPPNFDDMMEVAKAYGDAVESLPYGTVYRYGSAAGILYPASGATIDWAYNEQGVEISYTIEFRDTGRYGFILPPVHIIPNAEEALIGIAALLEKCKDLGYLGLKSAL; encoded by the exons ATGGCGCTAAATAGTTTACCTATAGTCCTGGCATTGGTAGTCTTGGCTCAAGGAGCAAGCTTTGGGCAGGACGAAAGACTGCGCTATGACAACTACTCGGTTTATAAAGTCAAGTTTGAAACTCAGGCGCAGAGAAGTATCCTAAGGAAGCTTGCAGAAGATCGAGAAAAT TTCAGGTTGTGGCATGAAGCCAAGGATGAGTTACACCTGATGCTAAGTCCAGGTGCCTTTGGCGAACTTGAGACTGAAATTCAGAAAACCAATGTCACTGCAGAGCTGTTCATCAGCAATGTGCAGGA ACTCATCGATTCGGAGGAAGCTGCCAATCTGAAAGCCAGCAGAGATGGAACATTTGGTTGGACGAAGTACAATTCTCTGGCCGAAATTTATGCTTGGTTGGACGATATACTAGCTGCTTATCCAACGATAACAGAGAGTTTTATAGTGGGTCAATCGTACGAGGGACGCACCATTCGGGGCATAAAGATCTCCTATAAGTCGAATAACCCAGGTGTGCTTATTGAGTCCAATATACATGCAAGGGAGTGGATCACCTCTGCGACAGCCACTTGGCTGATAAACGAGTTCCTTACCTCTACGGATGAATTAGTGCGGGATCTTGCGGAGAATCACGACTGGTATATAGTGCCAGTGCTGAATGTCGACGGTTTTGTGTACACTCATGAAAAG GATCGCATGTGGCGAAAGACCCGTCAACCCTCCGAAATTTCTAGTTGCATTGGAGCAGACCCCAATCGAAACTACGATTCGCATTGGATGGAGAACGAGGGGGCTTCTTCGAATCCCTGTGCTGAGGATTACGGTGGACCCAAGCCCTTTTCGGAGCCTGAAATCCAGGCCATGTCTGAGTTTGTAATCAGCATCAAGGATAAAATCAATGTTTTGCTCGCGTTCCACTCGTATAGTCAGCTTTTGCTCTCTCCCTATGGACACACTAAAGAGGAGTTTCCTCCCAATTTTGATGATATGATGGAAGTTGCTAAGGCCTATGGAGATGCTGTTGAGAGCCTACCTTATGGAACCGTTTACAGATACGGCTCAGCTGCGGGCATTCTTT ATCCCGCGTCTGGAGCCACCATCGATTGGGCATACAATGAACAAGGAGTGGAGATATCGTATACCATTGAATTTAGGGACACCGGTCGATATGGTTTTATCCTGCCACCGGTGCACATTATTCCAAACGCAGAGGAGGCACTAATCGGCATTGCTGCCCTATTAGAAAAGTGTAAAGACCTCGGCTATCTCGGGCTTAAGAGCGCGCTGTAA
- the CG43235 gene encoding uncharacterized protein, translated as MRPQIAMLLLITAWKSSLSDPIGPRSYENYSVYKVFIKTRSDQQVIDGLLKDTDNYNLWHRGLNVVHIMVSPVEKDSFLAVMQKENIVVEVLIKNVQTLIDRY; from the exons ATGCGTCCACAGATTGCAATGTTACTATTGATAACTGCTTGGAAAAGTAGCCTATCAGATCCGATAGGTCCCCGTTCCTATGAAAACTATTCAGTGTATAAGGTTTTCATTAAAACTCGGTCGGATCAACAGGTTATCGATGGACTGCTGAAGGACACAGACAAT TATAACTTGTGGCATCGTGGCTTAAATGTAGTTCACATAATGGTGAGCCCTGTGGAAAAGGATTCTTTCCTAGCTGTAatgcaaaaggaaaatattgtTGTGGAAGTACTTATAAAAAATGTTCAGAC ACTTATTGATAGATACTGA